The DNA sequence CCGGCGCAAGGTCGACGCCGTTGTAGATAACATCAAAGCGGTCGCGCGGCAGATGCTCGAGGCAGGCAATGGAGTCAGCTACAGCTTCGGAGTTCGCCAGAAAGCGATGGGGGTAGCGATTGGCGAGGCGCAGGTAGCACCGTTCCTTCCAACCGAAACTATAGCCAAGATTGCGGCGGGAAGAGATGATGACCGGCACCTGTGCCCGGCGCGCGGCAGAGCCGCCCACCAGGTGCGCCTCGGTAAAGAAGGTCTGGACAACGGCGACGTTGCGCGAGCTCATCAGGACAGCAAGCTTGGCACGTTGACGCAGGAACTTCGGGGTAAACATCCGGTCGAGGTCGAGACAGTGGGTCTCGACTTGCGCATCGCCGGCGCGGACAAATTCGCAGTCCTGCAGGCTGACGATGATTGGCTCGAAGCGAGCACGATCAAGCGACGAGGCAAGTGTCAGGAGGCTGCGTTCGGTGCCGGCGCGGCCGTTGCCGAGCGAGCCGATGACGTACATGACGACGAACTTGCCGGCGCTCATCTTGGCCCTTTGCTCAGGTGCGGCTGCGCATGATGCCGGTCAGGAAACCATAGCCGAGGGCGAAGTGAATGACGAAGAAGATGGTGGGCAAGTAGAAGATCAGCCATCCGGCGGCCTTGCGGCGGACGATGAGCAGCGATGTGATCAACACGATTAACAAGTAGAGAACAACGATCGCACTTGCCAGAGCGCCGAGCTTGGGTGAGAGCATCCAAGTGAGCGGAAAGAAGATAACGCCGAAGGTAAAGGCAGCCGTGATCAGGGCGCCTTCTCCCAGCGTGCTGGGGTGTTTGCGGTAGAGCCGCCAGCGACCCAAGCCATAGCGATAGAGCTGCTTGAACAACGAGGCCAGATTACGACGGGCAACATATTCGACAGTCAGCTTCGGTGAGATGTATGCTTCCAGTCCTGCTTTGTCGGCGCGAGTGTTGAATTCGACGTCCTCACAGGCATCGAACGATTCGTCGAAGTAGCCGATGGTCTTAAAAACCTCGCGGCGATACATGGCGCCGGAGGAGGCGGCCCGCACCGGGCGTTCGCGATTGGAGTAGATGGTCGAGTCAAGTGCATGGCCCAAGGTGGAGGCGCGTGCCAAGGCAACAGCCTTCTGGAACGTCGACTGCGGGCTCATGGTCAGCGGCTGCGGGCGACAGAGGACATCCGAGCCAGTCTTCTCGAAAAGCGCGACCATATCGGCCAGCATCGTCGGCGAGACGATATGGCAGTGCCCGTCGACGAATGCGATGTACTTGCCTTGGGCGGCGCAGGCGCCGATGTTGCGCGCTTTGGAGGCCAGCCGACCGGGATTGTCGAGAATTCGAAAGTGAGGAAAAACGGTGCGATAGTTTTCGGCGACGGCCTTGGTGTTGTCGGTGGAGGAGCCGTCGACGACGAGAACCTCGACCTGATCGAGCGACAGCGACTGCCCCGCCAGATCCTCGAGAACTGATTGAATGTAGCGCCCCTCATTACGCACGGGCAAGACGACCGTAACCAGGATCGTGTCGCTACCAGCAGATACCATGATAATTGTCACCCAAAGCCGCGGGGTTGTCGCTGATGCGCACCAGATCGACAATCCGGCGGTCGCGCGCGGCCTTGAGGGCCAAGGCGTACTCGGGGTCGTAGTTACCGACAACGATGACTTCCGACCCGTACACGACTTCGTCGATCGAGGTGGCGAACAGCTTTTCGATGTGGGGAATTTCTTTCTCGATGAACGCCTTGTTGGAGCCGAAGATGCGCGCGAGATTGACGTGACGATCATAGATCAGCAGTTCATAGCCTTTGCCGATCAGGCGTTCGGCGAGCCGCACCAACGCCGATTCGCGTAAATCATCAGTGCCGCCCTTGAACGCCAGTCCGAGAAAGCCGATCTTCTTCTTCTTGAATGAAGTCACCAGTTGAAAACCTTCGTCCAACTGCTGGTCGTTGGACGGCGGAATGGCCGCAATCAGCGGCGCCGCGTAGTCCATCTTCCGAGCTTGATACAACAACCCGCGCACATCTTTGGGCAGACAGGAGCCGCCATAAGCGAAACCGGGTTTGAGGTACATCGGCGAAATATTCTGTTTGGTGTCCAGGGCGAACAAGCGCATCACTTCGTGGCCGTCGATTCCGAATCGGCGTGCCAGTGTGCCGATTTCATTGGCAAAACAGATCTTGAGCGCGTGGAACACGTTACAGACATACTTGACCATCTCGGCGGTGCGGATC is a window from the Candidatus Zixiibacteriota bacterium genome containing:
- a CDS encoding nucleotide sugar dehydrogenase; this encodes MRISIFGMGYVGAVTAACLAKEGHRVIGVEISKDKVEQITAGKSPLVEDKIVEIISDVVRQGTLSATMDARSAINETDVSMICVGTPSRPNGDVDLTFVTRVSEKIGQVLKNKSGFHTLIYRSTIPPGTTEEVVIPILEEHSGKRVYLDFDVCFNPEFLREGSAVDDLYHPPFTVVGVQSEGAAEVVKQLFSFVNAPFEVTTIRTAEMVKYVCNVFHALKICFANEIGTLARRFGIDGHEVMRLFALDTKQNISPMYLKPGFAYGGSCLPKDVRGLLYQARKMDYAAPLIAAIPPSNDQQLDEGFQLVTSFKKKKIGFLGLAFKGGTDDLRESALVRLAERLIGKGYELLIYDRHVNLARIFGSNKAFIEKEIPHIEKLFATSIDEVVYGSEVIVVGNYDPEYALALKAARDRRIVDLVRISDNPAALGDNYHGICW
- a CDS encoding glycosyltransferase family 2 protein: MVSAGSDTILVTVVLPVRNEGRYIQSVLEDLAGQSLSLDQVEVLVVDGSSTDNTKAVAENYRTVFPHFRILDNPGRLASKARNIGACAAQGKYIAFVDGHCHIVSPTMLADMVALFEKTGSDVLCRPQPLTMSPQSTFQKAVALARASTLGHALDSTIYSNRERPVRAASSGAMYRREVFKTIGYFDESFDACEDVEFNTRADKAGLEAYISPKLTVEYVARRNLASLFKQLYRYGLGRWRLYRKHPSTLGEGALITAAFTFGVIFFPLTWMLSPKLGALASAIVVLYLLIVLITSLLIVRRKAAGWLIFYLPTIFFVIHFALGYGFLTGIMRSRT